GTCGATATGATGAATTTTTTTATGTCCATCAAATTGAGTTTCTATCTTATCTTTTGAAACTCTTGGGTACACGTAAATATCGTGGTTTTCTAAAATAACTTCGTAGTTTTTCCACTTATGAAAACTCTTTAAATTGTCTTCGCCCATAATTAAGGAAAACGCGTAATTAGGATATTTTTCCTGTAAATAAATAAGTGTGTTGATAGTGTAATTAGGTTGAGGCAGGTTAAATTCTATATCGCAAGGTTTAAGTTTGATGTAGTCTTTGGTGGCACGGTACACCATTTCCAACCGCTGAAAATTATCTAGCAAAGAGTTTTTCTTTTTAAAAGGATTATGCGGCGTTACTACAAACCAAACTTCGTCTAAATTACTGTATTCAGCGATGTGATTGGCAATAACCAAATGCCCAATGTGTATGGGGTTGAAAGAGCCAAAATACAATCCAATGTTCATGTGAAGGTTTAAGAATTTACAAAATTACTTACCAATTTTTCAGCTTGAACGAGTGCTTTTTCCAAATCGTCGTTTACCACAATAACGTCAAATAAAGGCGCGGTGGCTAGTTCTGCCGAAGCTTTGGCAACACGCATGTTTATTTTGTCTTCGGTTTCGGTTTTTCGTTTTTTAAGTCTTATTTTTAATTCGTCAATGCTTGGGGGTTTTACAAAAATTGCTAATGTTTCCTCTGGAAATTTTCTTTTTATACGTAAACCACCCGATACATCTATATCAAAAATAACATTTTTGCCCATAGCCCAAATACGTTCAACTTCGGTTTTTAATGTACCGTAAAAATTATCGCGATAGACTTCTTCCCACTCCAGGAATTCATCGTTTTTTATTTTGTTTTTAAACTCTTTTAATGATAGGTAGTAATAGTCTTTTCCATCTACTTCGGAGCCCCGCTTTTCTCTAGAAGTTGCCGAAATAGAGAATTCTAGGTTTAAATCCTCTATACCTAATAAATGCCTAACTATAGTTGTTTTTCCAGAACCCGATGGCGCCGAAAACACAATAAGTTTTCCTTTGTTTGTGGTGGTTTGTTTTGTCACGAAGTTTTATGTTTGTTGCTAATATGCTGTACGCTTTAGGCTGTATGCTTTAGGCTAACTATGCTTACAGTTTAAAGCCTATAGCTTACAGCTGTTTACAGTACATTTAATAATTGTTCCTTAATTTTCTCCAATTCGTCTTTCATTTGCACCACCAATTGTTGCATGGGTGCATAATTACTTTTTGAACCAATGGTGTTGATTTCACGTCCCATTTCCTGACTAATAAATCCTAGTTTTTTTCCGTTGGAATCTTTAGAATTAATACACTCAATAAAATAATTCAGATGGTTTTTTAAACGCACTTTTTCTTCGGTAATATCAAATTTCTCAATGTAATATACCAACTCTTGTTCAAAGCGGTTTTCGTCGTATTTGTCTTTTAATTCCTCAACACCTTTTAATAAACGTTCTCTAACGCCTACAATACGCTCGGGGTCCATAGCTATAACTTGATCCAATAAGTTATCAATAATGGTAACACGTTTGTTAAATTCTTGTTCTAATACTTTGCCTTCATCTAAACGGTGGTTGTTTAAATCTTCTATGGCTTTGTTAATTTCAACAGCGATGATTTGCCATTCGTTTTCGTCAATTTCTTCGCGCACGGTATTTAAAGCATCCGGAAACCGAACCGCCATTTTAAGCAATTCAATGGCATCGCCATCAACCACTTGCCGTAATTGTTCTATATATTGTTTTACAACTGGTGTATTAATTTGTGTAGACGTATCTTCGGCAGTCGCCTCCATATAAATAGAAAAATCTATTTTGCCACGTTCTAAATTATCTGCAAGTAATTTTCTGATCGCCAATTCTTTTTCTTTGTAAATAGAAGGCATTCTGGCATTTAAATCCAAGCTTTTGCTATTAAGGGATTTTAACTCGATAGTTACTTTTTTGGTGGGTAATTGCAAAACAGATTTTCCGTAACCTGTCATTGAATATATCATAACGTGTGTATTAAGTTATGCAAATGTAATTAAAACCTAAGGGATAGAAAACACTTAAAAGGGCGTTAAATGGAATTCGTTGGTTTGAGGCAGATAAAAGAGAAGCAAAAAACTGGAATTTCTTTATAAAAGCAATTGCGACAAACCAGTAATTTATTCTAATCTATAGAATTCCTTGAGACACTGCCCAAGGGTGTTCGTTTATAATCACCCAAAACTCTTCAACAGCACCTGGGCCTGCAGATAAGCCTTCCCAGTCCTAAAATTGGTTTTCTTTTCAAAATGGAGATTTATGATTTCCCCAAACCCAGTGTCCCGTTCCAGTTTATGTATGAGCCTTAAAATAGCATTAAAATCCCCCTCCAAGGTAAACTGGTAGGTACTTACCTTTAGGTCATTTTGAAGCACGGTATGGGGTTCCAAAAAGCCAACGACCTTAAGGCCCGTACTATCGGCAAATGCGTTGATGGTCCTTAAAAGGCTGTTTTGGACCGAGCTCCCATTAAGCTGGTACTTGGAAAGCAGACCATCATAATAAAGCTGCTTTTGTTTTAAGAGCGAGACCTGCTTGGGCGTGTTCTCGAACAAAATAGCCTCACTCTTTAAGTGGTCGTGTTCCTTTTTAAGAACAAGTGTTTTAGAAACCGCCATATGGTAACAAAGGAACAAGGCCAATATAAAACCGGCCACCAACACTATATTTTTGTTTTTTTTAGTCATGGACCATCATAAGTTTTAAAGAAAAGGAAGCAACCGATGAAGACGCATCCCCGTAATTTATGATCTCAACTTTCTGTATCCAGTCAATGTCTTCCATGTCCGCAATCCATTCTGAAAAGGAAGCGCTGTCGTTTGACTCCCCGGACACCAACAGGGTATTATTGTCAATCACAACCGACTGCCCACTTTTAATACGTTTAAGCAGCGGCTGGTAATCCAGCTCCGTTAGCAGTATGGAACTAGGCAGCCCCCGGACAATGGCATCCACATAAAAAGAACTTTTGGAAGCGCTGCCCTTGAGCATATCGTCCACCATTTTTTGCGATTTATTGACACGCTCGCTAAGCTCCAAAAGGCTCGATTTGGTCGTTTGGTTTATTTGTGAAGTCTGCTGCAGGGCATTGACAGTCTCAAAATAATGGTTGAAAACAAAAAAATTGATGAGCAGCCCACATAAAATAAAGAGCAACCCAAACCTTACGAAAACGGCAAAAAACCGGGCCTGTTTGTAATCATTTTTAAGGGACAGCTTTAAGATTCCGAAATTGGATAAGGGTCTAAAACGTTCCAAAACAATATCCAATGCCGCTGCCATCGAAAGCAACTGAAAGTTATTTGCCCGTAAACCATTGACATCATAAGTAACGGTGTCTTCGATATTTTTTTTCTCAATGGACGCTACAGCCCCCATGTTCATGGTCAAACAAGCATTTGAGGTCATAATGGACGTACTGTCCAAAAAGGGAGCGATACCGGTCACCAGGCCGTTTCCCAGCGAAATACCGATGACGGAAAAGCCATGCCCCTTATAATCAAGCACCAGCCCCTCAACATAGGCCTTCCTGCAAATGGACAGGAGATGGCTGGAGCCTTGGGAAACAATCTCATAAAAAAAGTCTTCGGGATTGATGTTGGGAAACGCATTGTGCATTAACTTTGAAGCCTCCGTTTGACTGCTCTCAATGTGCTTGGTCAATACACTATCATTATTGACCACCAAAAAAACAGGCTGTTTTTTGTTAAGCTTTGAGACCATACCTTCAAAATCGGCACTGTCAAAAAAGTCCACGACCGAAACGCTCTTTCTGTCTTTCTTTAAAACCGTAGCATAAAAGGCCTCCTGCCCATTGTGGGAGCCATGCTCCACCCCGCAAAAGCGGTTCCCATATTCCAGATATGTTTTAAACCGTTCCAACATAGATCAATAAATAACCGTCGGTTTGATGAGCACCGTTAACCTCGATTTGGAATCCTCGCGCTTGCGGGTACTGAACAACCACTTAATAACAGGAATACGTGCCAAAAAAGGCACCCCCGTACCAGAGTCGTTCTTGACCTGTTCCTCCAGACCGCCCAAGACCACAATGTCCTGGTCCTGAACCCGGATGATCGAACTGAACTCCCGGGAGTTTAAATCTGGTGGTGCATCTTCGGCAATACGCAATCCAAAACTGGACTGCACCACAAAAATATCCAGGGTCACCTGGCCGTCGCCCGAAACCATAGGCTTGATGGTCAGCCCCAGTTCGGCATCAATGGGTTCGTAATTCGTGATCTCGGACGTCTGCGGGTTATCGGTCCCATAAATATTACGCTGCGTTACCGCATAGTAAGACGTCTGTCCATTGGAAAAAGTAGCGCGATGCCCATTGAGCGTGGACAATTTGGGCGTGGAACGTATTTTGATATTGCCATTGGATTCCATGGCCTTGATGGTCGCAAAAAAGTTGGGCACCACTTTCCCCAGATTAATATGTCCAAAACCATCAAAACCGTTCAGTACCCTATTGATGGTTCTGGCCCCTAATGTTAAATCCGTCTGCGGATAAATACCCCCTTTGGTCTCAGCCGGCTCGTCACCAATCCCCCAACTGACACCGGTTTCTATGGTGGAGTTCCTGTTGACCTCAATGAGCATGACCTCAATAAGGATAACGGGTACTGGTTTATCGATCTTTTTAATGAATGCCTTAAAACGCTCTATTTTTTCACTGGCCCCAAGGACATAAAAACTGTTGAGCTCATAGTCCACTTTAATATCCAGATCCTGTTTAATTTGATCAGGAAGAATACTCAATAGAGCTTCCCCTTTAGATACGGAATTATTGAAACTGGATTGGTTATTTGAGCTAATGGATTCCCTATTGTTCCTGTTCGTTCCCACATTGGTGTCAAACTGATTGGTGTAATTGTTATTGTAACCACTGTTGCCATAGCTATTTTGATTGCCATAATTTCTTCCAACCGATCTATTGGTGCCTCCACCACCAGAAGGATCTGCAAACATTTCTACCGTTCGGGATATTAAGGGAATGATTTCCACTTTGCGAACACTTAATTGATTTTCGGTACCAAAAAAATAAGTAGTGCCTTCTTTTTTAAAGGTGAATAACTGAGCAGAAGAAGGACTGGAACTGCTGATGTTTTGATTCTGGTTGTTTCTGTTTTGGTTTGCATTTACATCTAATGGAACGGATGTTCCCGAGGTAGATTGTGATTCGAACAACTTTTCAAGCAAGTCATCAAAGTAAATGGATTTGGTTTTAAAAGTGGCATTTCCTGCGCTTTGTAGCGGTGTTGCGGTGAATATGTCTATGTCCAGTTCAGTACCAATATCATTAATAATGTCGGCGATAGGCGTGTTGACAAAATCAACTTCCAATAGTTTTCTGTCCACATCCAAAACCTTGAAGTTTAAATTAGATTTTTTTCTGCCCGATAGCTGTTTTCCATGGGAGTCTGTAGAAGGCGTACTGTCCTCAAACACATAAAAATGGTCCTTGGTCTTTTCAACAAACATCTGGTTTGCCAAGGCCAGTTTGTCCATGGCCGCATCAAAGGGCACGTCCTGTATATAGGAAGTAATCAATTTGCTTTCCATACCGGGCGCAAACACCAAATTTTTACCAGATTCATCAATGATACCTTTAAAGACATCATATAATTTATCATTTTTGGCATCAATGCTAATCGTATTGCCATCCGGTGCATAAGAAATTGGAATGATACGCTCTTTAGGAAGCTCTATAGGTGGTGCATATTTTTTTATGGAGAGGATATTGCCTGTAAAATCAATGGCCAGACCATATTCCTTACACAAGAACACCAACAGGTCAGCCACCGTTACATTGGAAAAATTGTTGACGATACTAATCTGGTCAAGCTCGGGAGCCAGGTTCATATTGACCTTGTGCACATTGGAAACCGCCAACAGGAAATTGGACAAGGTGATGTTGCTTACGCTAATCTCGGTCTTTACCTGTTCGGTCAGTCCCACATTGTCCATGGCCAAGACCTCCAATTGGTTTTTGATGGATTGGATACGGGCATCGTTATTCTGGGCAATGCCAAATTGAAAAACGAATAGGAGTAATATATAGTGCAGTTTCTTCATGTAGTTTAGGTACTAAATATGGTTATTTTTTGTTTAGAAGTAATTTTATTTTTTCTTCTAATTGTGCAATCCGTTCTTCTTGGGTTTTTAGTGTGGTGTTTTCTTTTTCTAAAGTTTCAATGCGTTTTTCTTGATTGATGGTGTAAAGTGTCAACTCCTCTATTTTCTCCAGCAATTTCAAGTTCATTTCTTTAAGCATGATGCCCTCGGTTTCCATGTCTTTTGCCGAAGGGATATTGGGCAAATGCCCATTGCTTGCTATATAATCTTCAACTGCTTTAAGTGATTTTAAATCATAGTCTTTATAAAACACATAATCTGGAGCCACAGCACCCAATAAATCGACTTTCACCTCATTGGTGTGGATGTTGCCTTTTACGGTGAGTTTGGCATCTGGTGTGGTGCCTATACCTAAGTTGCCATCATTGTCTAGCCTCATATATTCAGACAATTGATGTTGACTTTGCGAGTCATTATTCACAACCTTTCTAAAAAGCCATCTAAACCCATAATTTGATCCTTCAAACACCCCCTTGCTAGTATATTGATTATTTCCATAATAGCTGTCCTTAATCTCGTCATTATTTCTATATGCATTAAAACCTATATATCCAGACCATTTATTAGCACTTCCTCCCCAATTGGCTTCATTCGTCCAATCTAAATTTAATATTCCTGATTTTCCTACAGAAGTTCTTCCTTCAACCTGTAATTTAGATGAAGGGGTAGAAGTGCCAATGCCTATGTATCCAGCATTATCAATTACCAATCTGTCTCCTACACCTTCATTAGTAAAATGCCATTTATTGTCAGCACCAGAGTAAATACCATAAGTTAGTCCTGACGTATTCTTAAATAGCATACCAGAGCCCCAACCTAAACCAGAGGAATTTAATATTAAAGCATGGTTATTTGTGTTGCTTTTAAAGATTTCCAGACCAGCATTAGGTGCAGTAGTCCCAATGCCAACATTACCGTCCTTAGTGATAGAAAATCTTGCGGTAGGGGCATTGGTAACCGTGGAAGATGTACCTAAATGTAAACTCCCAGAAGTTGGGTCATAACGGATTTCCGAGGCATATTTAGTATCATCGAGATCAACTGCACCAGGAGAATATAAAAGGCTAAGAATTTTATGACCCCCATCGTGAAAAACAAAAGTATTGGAAATTTGCAATTTATCTTGAGGGTTAGCATTAGATATGCCAACATTCCCGTTAGATTTTATTGTGAACTTATTGGAATAATTTGTCTCATCGGTCGAGAAATCAAAATACATTACATTACTTTCTGCCCACCACTTCCATTGATGTCCATAATTGGTACGGTTTAATATAAAGCCACCATTGGAATAATTAGAGTTTTTGAGTTCTAAATTTGGTGACGAATCTCCTTGAACAACTAGTTTATTAGTGGGATTTGTAGTGCCAATCCCCGCATTTCCAGAGTCGGGAAATGTATTGGTTATTTGTGCATTTAAACACAAAGTGGCAAATAAGCAAAGACAGAATATAAATGGAAGTTTTTTCATGGGTTATTATTTTTTAGAGTTTAATAAAGACTCAATTTTTTGTAATCGATTTTCTAAATTTTCATTAATTAGTTTTTGGTTTTGAAGTTCTTCTTTTAAAGTAGTTGTTTCTTTTTCCTGCTCAATAGCATATAATGTGAGTTCTTCAATTTTCTCAAGCAATTTTAAGTTCATTTCCTTAAGCATGATACCCTCGGTTTCCATGTCTTTTGCAGAAGGGATGTTGGGTAAGTGCCCATGGTTTGCAATATAATCTTCAACAGCTTTAAGCGATTTTAAATCATAGTCCTTATAAAACACATAATCTGGAGCCACGGCATTCAATAAATCTACTTTGACTTCGTTGGTGTGAATGTTGCCTTTTACAGTGAGTTTTGAGTCTGGAGAAGTGCCAATGCCAACATTGCCATTGTCTGTAAAGATCACATTAGGTTCTCCTGTCTGTCCGTGTCTAAAATATAAATCTTTATTTGTTTGATTATAAGAATGGTAAATGGACCAACCCGAATAACCATATTCCCCATTAACAAAACCGGCGACCCCCCCAGCAATCTCTAATTTAGCAATTCCATTATGCTGATTCGTGTATATTCTTGTATGTGCTAGACCATCATACTGATAGACTTCAAAATTGGCACTTGGATTAGAAGTCCCAATACCAACTTTACCTGAAGATGTGACAGTTAATCTTGTAGATGGAACATTACTACCCGTGCCAGTACCAATGTAAAAATCACCATTTACTATGGTATTTAATTCCGTTGTAGCATAAGTATCTCCATTGGTAAAGAATCTAAATCCGCCAATATTTCCAGATGATCTATTACTGGATACATCTACATTAGCATAACCACCATTAATATTTTCAACTTTAAGTGCTTGGGCACTTATTGTAGATACTATGTGTGCTTTAAAGTTAGTATTACTCGTTCCTATTCCCACATTTCCATTAGAGGTAAGCGTCATAATATCTGACCAAGTTGTAGAATCATGTCTCCCTTGAAAGTTTAATAAGGTTTGTCCTCCAGG
This genomic window from Mariniflexile sp. TRM1-10 contains:
- the nadD gene encoding nicotinate (nicotinamide) nucleotide adenylyltransferase, which codes for MNIGLYFGSFNPIHIGHLVIANHIAEYSNLDEVWFVVTPHNPFKKKNSLLDNFQRLEMVYRATKDYIKLKPCDIEFNLPQPNYTINTLIYLQEKYPNYAFSLIMGEDNLKSFHKWKNYEVILENHDIYVYPRVSKDKIETQFDGHKKIHHIDAPIMELSSTSIRNAIKTGKNVKPMLPEHVWEYLDEMNFYK
- the gmk gene encoding guanylate kinase; translated protein: MTKQTTTNKGKLIVFSAPSGSGKTTIVRHLLGIEDLNLEFSISATSREKRGSEVDGKDYYYLSLKEFKNKIKNDEFLEWEEVYRDNFYGTLKTEVERIWAMGKNVIFDIDVSGGLRIKRKFPEETLAIFVKPPSIDELKIRLKKRKTETEDKINMRVAKASAELATAPLFDVIVVNDDLEKALVQAEKLVSNFVNS
- a CDS encoding YicC/YloC family endoribonuclease; this translates as MIYSMTGYGKSVLQLPTKKVTIELKSLNSKSLDLNARMPSIYKEKELAIRKLLADNLERGKIDFSIYMEATAEDTSTQINTPVVKQYIEQLRQVVDGDAIELLKMAVRFPDALNTVREEIDENEWQIIAVEINKAIEDLNNHRLDEGKVLEQEFNKRVTIIDNLLDQVIAMDPERIVGVRERLLKGVEELKDKYDENRFEQELVYYIEKFDITEEKVRLKNHLNYFIECINSKDSNGKKLGFISQEMGREINTIGSKSNYAPMQQLVVQMKDELEKIKEQLLNVL
- a CDS encoding type II secretion system protein GspD, which codes for MKKLHYILLLFVFQFGIAQNNDARIQSIKNQLEVLAMDNVGLTEQVKTEISVSNITLSNFLLAVSNVHKVNMNLAPELDQISIVNNFSNVTVADLLVFLCKEYGLAIDFTGNILSIKKYAPPIELPKERIIPISYAPDGNTISIDAKNDKLYDVFKGIIDESGKNLVFAPGMESKLITSYIQDVPFDAAMDKLALANQMFVEKTKDHFYVFEDSTPSTDSHGKQLSGRKKSNLNFKVLDVDRKLLEVDFVNTPIADIINDIGTELDIDIFTATPLQSAGNATFKTKSIYFDDLLEKLFESQSTSGTSVPLDVNANQNRNNQNQNISSSSPSSAQLFTFKKEGTTYFFGTENQLSVRKVEIIPLISRTVEMFADPSGGGGTNRSVGRNYGNQNSYGNSGYNNNYTNQFDTNVGTNRNNRESISSNNQSSFNNSVSKGEALLSILPDQIKQDLDIKVDYELNSFYVLGASEKIERFKAFIKKIDKPVPVILIEVMLIEVNRNSTIETGVSWGIGDEPAETKGGIYPQTDLTLGARTINRVLNGFDGFGHINLGKVVPNFFATIKAMESNGNIKIRSTPKLSTLNGHRATFSNGQTSYYAVTQRNIYGTDNPQTSEITNYEPIDAELGLTIKPMVSGDGQVTLDIFVVQSSFGLRIAEDAPPDLNSREFSSIIRVQDQDIVVLGGLEEQVKNDSGTGVPFLARIPVIKWLFSTRKREDSKSRLTVLIKPTVIY
- a CDS encoding bZIP transcription factor, whose translation is MKKLPFIFCLCLFATLCLNAQITNTFPDSGNAGIGTTNPTNKLVVQGDSSPNLELKNSNYSNGGFILNRTNYGHQWKWWAESNVMYFDFSTDETNYSNKFTIKSNGNVGISNANPQDKLQISNTFVFHDGGHKILSLLYSPGAVDLDDTKYASEIRYDPTSGSLHLGTSSTVTNAPTARFSITKDGNVGIGTTAPNAGLEIFKSNTNNHALILNSSGLGWGSGMLFKNTSGLTYGIYSGADNKWHFTNEGVGDRLVIDNAGYIGIGTSTPSSKLQVEGRTSVGKSGILNLDWTNEANWGGSANKWSGYIGFNAYRNNDEIKDSYYGNNQYTSKGVFEGSNYGFRWLFRKVVNNDSQSQHQLSEYMRLDNDGNLGIGTTPDAKLTVKGNIHTNEVKVDLLGAVAPDYVFYKDYDLKSLKAVEDYIASNGHLPNIPSAKDMETEGIMLKEMNLKLLEKIEELTLYTINQEKRIETLEKENTTLKTQEERIAQLEEKIKLLLNKK
- a CDS encoding autotransporter outer membrane beta-barrel domain-containing protein, translated to MKKILFITCLCLFVTLCLNAQTTPFDNLNANPLTNKAITWTSSNYGSGFGHRIINSDPGGQTLLNFQGRHDSTTWSDIMTLTSNGNVGIGTSNTNFKAHIVSTISAQALKVENINGGYANVDVSSNRSSGNIGGFRFFTNGDTYATTELNTIVNGDFYIGTGTGSNVPSTRLTVTSSGKVGIGTSNPSANFEVYQYDGLAHTRIYTNQHNGIAKLEIAGGVAGFVNGEYGYSGWSIYHSYNQTNKDLYFRHGQTGEPNVIFTDNGNVGIGTSPDSKLTVKGNIHTNEVKVDLLNAVAPDYVFYKDYDLKSLKAVEDYIANHGHLPNIPSAKDMETEGIMLKEMNLKLLEKIEELTLYAIEQEKETTTLKEELQNQKLINENLENRLQKIESLLNSKK